One Misgurnus anguillicaudatus chromosome 5, ASM2758022v2, whole genome shotgun sequence genomic window, GCACAATATTCATAAAACAACAATAACTCACCCTTCAACTCATCTACTGACCTCATTGAACCTCATGACCTTTGAGCTGTTTACAATATAAATGAGATCAGGAAATGATATGGAACATAAAGTCATTTGATAACAGAGCTTGAGACATTTAGAGGGATAAAAATCTGGCCCCACTGTATGTTAGAGCAAACCAAACCTTTTGTTTCGATTTGTAATGTTTAACATAAAGGAATCATGTTTTATAGTAAGCATAATTATTTGCTTAATTCATTAAATAAATTAGCTAGTTAATCTTTGGTTAAAAAGATACTGACCCTTAATAGAAATAAACTGAGTTTGACATCTACTTGATGCAAGCCTATCCAAAACAGAAAGAGTCTTCTTGCGCCATCCTGTGACTGCATGTTTACATAACAATTATGGGtacataatataataaaaacaggTTTGGCTTTAAGTTTTCACAGAATTGCACTAATAgtacaaaactttaaaaaatcaaagtagtaaatataaatataaaaattaaacatattattattattattattagtagtaatTATTTTTGTAGTTTAATCTTAATGCAATTATCATCTTGATTCACAATCTTTAGATATTATGAATTATCTTTTTAAACTCAGGAAGGAAGCATACCAGTTTATAAAAAGATTGTCTAAAATGAGATTATGCACGTCTGTTCTTCATAATGCAGTTGTATTTGCACTTGAATATATGCATTTAAGGGTGGTTTTTGCTTGACCTTGCAGCATATACAAAcaacatatatgacatttacAACCATATTCATGTCATTCATGTATTGGGGATTTTTTATTGGTCAGTTTGTTTCACTAATTAAGATTTGCATGCATTTTGCATGAAATCCatattaagttttgttttttgatgcaatatttactattattttctttattcttgaaatttaattttttttatatgtttcaCATGGGTTGAATGTTTTTCTTGGACTTTAGTTTATTGACATTACTCTcagacacacaacacacacacacaaatacataaaagttAATCATTACTTTGAACACTAATAAGGAATATTTGagtttttaaaaatcatatcCTCCACCCCACCATATATCAGTCAAATTGCCCATGAAATGCAAACATGTTTTATCTCTGTCATGCCATATTTTATCATGACATCAATGTGGCAATAACAAAATTCGATAAACTAGGCGGACAGTCATAACATAGTGACCTAGTTTTAGGTGTCGCAAGAAGGCTGTACTATTGACCGCTGTAAGGCGGAGCATTCACAAAAAGCATAAGTTTCTTCTTGCATTGCAAATTAcactgtatgttttttttgCATTCGACACTTCCAATTCAAAATGCCACTTGAGCTCTATCTCGATCTTCATTCCCAGCCATGTCGTGCTGTATTTCTATTTACAAAGATAACAAAAATTCCCTTTGAGTACAAAGCCGTGGATTTATCTGCAGGTAATTtgttgtcatattaataactTAACATACCAGAAAAACGTATGTTTCTCATTGTCCTTGTAAAACATTAAATAGTTTTGTATGTATACATTCTGTAtacatttttctatttttttgcaTGAAAGGTGAACATTTTGGGGAAGAATTTGGGAAGGTCAGCATTTTAAGGAAAGTACCTGTCCTTAAAGATGGAGATTTCATCCTCACAGAGAGGTATGTTAGAAAGAAATAGTGCACTTTTATACAGACATACTATATGCTAAGATATGAATAACAAAGTGGACTGACTTGCAGCATAGCAATCCTGCAGTATTTGGCAGTAAAACATCACGCTTCTGACCACTGGTATCCAGCAGACCTGCAGAAGCGTGCACGAGTCGATGAGTATCTTTCTTGGCAGCACACAGCCCTACGAGCTCATGGGTCAAAGGTTTTCTGGTTTAGGGTAAGATTCACTGCATTAAACATTGAACAAATAGATTCACTCCCTTGTTTTTCATTCAGTCTCAATCTTCTGGTCTAGATTTCTGTTTACAATTTACATGTTTCTAACGTAATTATAAAGTATGAAATGAACATATTTTACAGACTTTGGGCTGTAACTGACATTTCCCAATTATAGGGAGTCCTGCCTGTGGTCACAGGAGCCCCAGTGCCAAAGGAGAAGATGGATTCTGCCCTGGAGGACCTAAACATGTCTTTGAAGACCTTTGAGGAGAAGTTTCTGCAAGACAGGCCCTTTATAATTGGACAAGAGATATCACTGGCAGATCTAGTTGCCATTGTAGAGATGATGCAGGTAAAAACTTTTTCTCTGTATTTGATTTCCAAGACTCAGTGCTTAATAAAAGGATTGATCGcacaaaaaatctgtaaaatccTTTACTCACGTCACGTATAAGATCGTTTCAGTGGGAAAATAAACACATAgcttttgtggcccaaacttaACTTCTAGACTTACTCTAACTCAGTCATCTGGAGTGGATTATTtcttataacaagcaaaataaacaagtaaattaCTTTAGTTCAAATCATAAAAGTGTACACTGAGTTgacaaatgtatacaatgtAAAACTACAGATCCTTGCATTCTTGCCaagctgccaaacctctctttACAAATCGGTGATGCATGCTCATCATCTCCTATCATTTTtagaaaactgaaaaaaaaattcgacaaggtatttgtttcaaagTTTGGCAACAAGCCAGATTGATAAATAACACAAACTGGAAGTTAACTTCAGGCCAGGTGCATAACCGTGTTAAAGTGTAACCGACACCCAAAAATGTGTCAAAAAGTGTCTAATAGACagcagatttttcatttttatttgaacTAACACTATAAAGCAAATATTGACAATAACTATTTTGTATATGTGTTTGAAGCCTGTTGGTACAGGTCTAGATGTGTTTGAAGGTAGACCTGCCCTGGGTGCATGGAGAGATCGAGTGAAAAATGCGATTGGTGTGGAAGTCTTCGATGAAGCCCACAAGGTCATCATGAATGTTGATGTACTCCCACAGACATTTGAAAACAAGGGTTTACCAGAGTTTCTCAAGGTTAGGATTATGAAAATGTTCAACTGAACCTTTGTCTTCTCACTTTGATTTcttagggcagtggttctcaaactgggggccaggccccccagggggggcgcgagatggtgccagggggccccagttttatgacattttataaaatacattcaattatcatgaattctgtttaattaatcctaaaaaataagtctactaaccaacagcactaatttgtataacttaatatgttttgattaattaaaatgttacattttagaacagtttttgtcataaattttctttgggggggccgcaaaagaatgcaccatacacaagagGGGCCGCacacagaaaaagtttgagaaccactgtcttaCGGtatagttaaacattttaacattatgTTATAATGactattcaaaataaaaaagaatacaaacaattaaGTCTGAAGTTTTCATatgtgtgatttatttatttgttatgtgcattttatcatatttttcaaaattcAGAAAAGGTGATTTTATCTAAAATTGCAGTATGTCTAATAGACTGCAAAAGGACTTCTTCATTACATTAGTAAAGATAGATTAATTTCTAGCataatgtacaataaacagacaAGAAACAATATGATAAGTATACTAAAATGTTTCTATTTATATAACTCATTCCAGTAAAGCAACAATTTTTAAAATAGAGATTAATCAagtgttacatttttatacatcaTCCCCTGCGTTAAACAATCCCAGTATATTAACCATCCACTGTTTCACATGTTTGGCTTTTGATAGCCGGTTCCTGAGCTTTTTTACAACAGAACAGACTCCAAAGCTTTTCTTTCAGATACCTATTTGAAGCTGTCAGAATAACAGAAGACATGCCACCATAAAAACTAAAGGCAAAGTTTAAGACGAGATAGGTGATATTTCCCTCCATTAACCTTATAGTCAGGAATACACCCACGATAAATAAAGTCACCAGATAAACCCCCACCAACGAGATGGTGAGTTTGCACACCAAGACGTACGAGTCTGAACCCTGCACCTGGGTCTTATTTTTTCGGAGTGCCAGCGTATGGGCGCACAGGTGGATCACCATTCTGAGAGAGGTGGGCAACATGATCATCAGAGGCAATGGGCAAAGAAAAAACAGAACCACAGCTACATATGCTATCTCATTCATATTTATGGAGAAAATGAGTCTCGGGCAGGCTGTGCCTTGAGTAGCATTCAGGCTGTGATTCGCAGACACGATGCTACTATTTGTTGCTGGAACTTCGAGTGTGAGAAAAGGTATGAAAAACACAGAGAAACCCAAGCAGCTCAACAACACTCCGGTGTTGATCACGGTGGAGATGTTCCTCTTCAGTGATAGGAGGCACTCAGAGGAGAAATTCACAACTTTGACACAGTAGAAGAGACTCTGCCATGCAATAGACCAGAAGCTGATACAACTGCAGTTCATCGTCAGGTATATTACAATCCGGAGAAAAAAAGGAAACGGTCTCATGCACCAAACAGTTGGAAGAAAGAAGACACTCAACACCATTACGAGAGTGACGGTGACCAAGATAACATTGTTGAGAGAG contains:
- the gstt1a gene encoding glutathione S-transferase theta-1a; translation: MPLELYLDLHSQPCRAVFLFTKITKIPFEYKAVDLSAGEHFGEEFGKVSILRKVPVLKDGDFILTESIAILQYLAVKHHASDHWYPADLQKRARVDEYLSWQHTALRAHGSKVFWFRGVLPVVTGAPVPKEKMDSALEDLNMSLKTFEEKFLQDRPFIIGQEISLADLVAIVEMMQPVGTGLDVFEGRPALGAWRDRVKNAIGVEVFDEAHKVIMNVDVLPQTFENKGLPEFLKVRIMKMFN
- the LOC129414111 gene encoding uncharacterized protein, with translation MVVATVIEDILVLIALGLVGISGNMFNLVFTIQQHIKSKNIQTVGLILTVISLNNVILVTVTLVMVLSVFFLPTVWCMRPFPFFLRIVIYLTMNCSCISFWSIAWQSLFYCVKVVNFSSECLLSLKRNISTVINTGVLLSCLGFSVFFIPFLTLEVPATNSSIVSANHSLNATQGTACPRLIFSINMNEIAYVAVVLFFLCPLPLMIMLPTSLRMVIHLCAHTLALRKNKTQVQGSDSYVLVCKLTISLVGVYLVTLFIVGVFLTIRLMEGNITYLVLNFAFSFYGGMSSVILTASNRYLKEKLWSLFCCKKAQEPAIKSQTCETVDG